Proteins from one Deltaproteobacteria bacterium genomic window:
- a CDS encoding DUF72 domain-containing protein: protein MKTLVGTSGYAYKPWKGKFYPARLPDKEMLPFYAERFGTVEINHTFYRMPADPVLARWCEQVPEDFSFSVKASRAITHHARLKEAADAVAFLFQRLETLGSRLGPVLFQLPPNMRLDLPRLQAFLAVLPQGRPVAMEFRHISWFDETVFETLRERDVALCVADGELKEEAPFVSTASWGYLRLRAVEYTDAAIGAWAERVRGQEWARAYVFFKHEDEATGPRLARRFIEMMGERQGRGT from the coding sequence TTGAAGACCCTCGTGGGCACCAGCGGCTACGCCTACAAGCCGTGGAAGGGCAAGTTCTATCCGGCGCGACTGCCGGACAAGGAGATGCTGCCGTTCTACGCCGAGCGTTTCGGCACGGTGGAGATCAACCATACCTTCTATCGCATGCCCGCGGACCCGGTGCTGGCGCGCTGGTGCGAGCAGGTGCCGGAGGACTTCTCCTTTTCCGTGAAGGCGTCCCGCGCCATCACCCACCACGCGCGCCTCAAGGAGGCCGCGGACGCGGTGGCGTTCCTGTTCCAGCGGCTGGAGACCCTGGGCTCCAGGCTTGGGCCGGTGCTGTTCCAGTTGCCGCCCAACATGCGGCTGGACCTGCCGCGCCTTCAGGCCTTCCTCGCCGTGCTGCCCCAGGGGCGCCCGGTGGCCATGGAGTTCCGCCACATCTCGTGGTTCGACGAGACGGTCTTCGAGACCCTGCGGGAGCGCGACGTGGCCCTGTGCGTGGCCGACGGCGAACTGAAGGAAGAGGCTCCGTTCGTGTCCACGGCGAGTTGGGGCTATCTTCGTCTGCGGGCCGTGGAATACACCGACGCGGCCATCGGCGCGTGGGCGGAGCGGGTGCGCGGGCAGGAATGGGCGCGGGCGTACGTGTTCTTCAAGCATGAGGACGAGGCCACGGGTCCGCGGCTGGCGCGGCGGTTCATCGAGATGATGGGAGAGCGACAGGGAAGGGGAACATGA